In Cicer arietinum cultivar CDC Frontier isolate Library 1 chromosome 7, Cicar.CDCFrontier_v2.0, whole genome shotgun sequence, the genomic window TATCATGGTTAAATGttctaatttttttgaaaaaaagaatcagttgtttttaaaattttctttatcatAACTATTTTCAACAACTGAACAGTTACACTATTTAATGTTTAGTTGGCCAAGATTAGGATGTATTTCACAGTTAAGGTCTCTTTAGCTTTGTTTGGATTAATGAAATATGATGAAATGTATTGGTCTATATGTGGTTCTATtgtttagatttaaaaaaatgagtaaaATCGAGTCGGAAATACATTACGAATGATTacataaacatatatattatacaAATGATTACATAGATATAGATATAGGGAATGTATTAGGCAATACATTACAAATGATTACATAGATGTAGATATTATACACGTATCCCACTATGTCATTAGAAACACATTGTTATTGTACACTGTTACATGTATTATAAACATTAACATAccctttattttgaaaatatttgacaTCTTAAAACACAACAACGATGACATTAAagttttatttgataatttaggCAATTGAAAAGATGCAAATCAAATATTATGCATTTAGTTTAGTTTTTGCATTCTATAATAAAGAAATTTATCCACTTTAGATATATAGTTAATcgtgcataattttttttttattcagtaTGTTTACATTCCTCAAAAATTTTCTTGTTCTTCTTGAGAAATTGAATTGCATCAACATTTCTCATGGGGGGTGTACGAAGCAAAGCTTTCACCATATTGGTATGACATTTTAGTCCCATATTCACAAGCTTTTGACAACAAGGTTTAGTTATGTTTCCATCATGGATTAATTTGTTATATACTTCTTCTCCACATTCAGCACCTATTTCTTCTACACACTTGGCCAAAAATTTCTGGTCTTCAGGTTCTGTAACACGATCacatttttgaaaaatgtgatcaCTTTTTGTAAGAACATCAATTCGACTTACATTTTGCAGTGCAGGTTCAGTTTCAAGAATATATATTGTCATTTTTACGTGGCAAGAATAACCCATTTGTAAAAgcttataacaacaatctctTGAAACTATTGTCTTATTAGGactaaacaattttccaaaccaTTGGTCACCACATTTTTCTCCAACATTTTCAGCACATTCATGCAAAAACTCTTGCTCAGGAATTGTGAGGTCAGCGAATGATATAGTAAAAAAGAAAGCCACCAAAATAATACAAATGCTTGATCCTGCCATaagatatttataaaatatatgttatattcatatatattttttacttcatCTAGGCTTTGGTTAAATAGTGTGCAAAAATTGAGTTTGTTTTGGGATTTTGGTAACTGAGGCGGCTACATTTATTATGCATAGTAAAACATACTATTAAAAACTATGTTGTAACCTACATCAGTTTTTTGTGTGGTTTTAAGGTTTGgctttttattaataaataaacagTTTGTAAGAAGAAAAGCATtgctcataaaataattttgacttAAAGTCTAACATGGTTGGTCCTCAATGCTATGTACAAAAAAAGCacaaaaatatgagaaaaaggagtaaaaacaaacaataaaaGCAATCCATAAAGTATGAACACTCACAATAGGAGATGAAATgacagaaaaagaaagagaaacaCATGATccaattaagtaaaaaaaaaataacaccaAATAGTCCAATAGTACTTGAGACACTCAATACAAATTGGCAATTAGTTTTTgaatcttgttttttttttttttttatacattgataaaatataattcagGATTTTGTTCACTTTGGTAGTACCTATGAAACACGGATATTAACACAGACACTAGACACCactgataatatttgaaaaatgaattaattgaatataatgtGTCGGCGTCGTGATTGTGTTGGACACTGAGACACGCCTTCAATCGGAAGTGTCAGCGATACAAATGGGAGTACTCAAGAAGCATTAATgtaatgaaaaatatgattaGATGACAAAATATTTGCATATTATTTACAGAAAACAGTACCATCATATACAAACTTCATCTCCTCTTTG contains:
- the LOC140918713 gene encoding uncharacterized protein, which gives rise to MAGSSICIILVAFFFTISFADLTIPEQEFLHECAENVGEKCGDQWFGKLFSPNKTIVSRDCCYKLLQMGYSCHVKMTIYILETEPALQNVSRIDVLTKSDHIFQKCDRVTEPEDQKFLAKCVEEIGAECGEEVYNKLIHDGNITKPCCQKLVNMGLKCHTNMVKALLRTPPMRNVDAIQFLKKNKKIFEECKHTE